GCTCTGCAAAGAGtatggtggtattttgataagaattaaatgtgtagattgctttgggtagtatagacatgttaacagtgttcttccaatccatgagtgtggaatgcttttccatttctttgtgtcctcttcagtatCTTTTATAaatcttctatagttttcagagtacagatcttttacatctttatttctaggtatcttaatatttttgacgcaattataaatgggattgattccttgatttcttttcctgttgctttattattggtgtatagaaatgcaacagatttctacacattgattttatatcctgcaactttgctgaattcatgtattagttctagcaatttttttgatcgactctttggggttttctacatagaacaCCAAtagtttgtggttttttgtttttgttttttttaagttttaaaactttaataagtTTAATCTTGGAACTGTATGTTTCCATACCAATTGGCACAATTTAcatcaaattcattcattcatttttgtacttATTCAtttacacttattcatttttgcaaAGACATCATATACACAAAGATACATATTCAGTAACTGGGAAGTCATAAAACTTCTAATCTAGACTTTCAGGTTTGTCCGATCATGATACTTCTGATAAGGATCGTCAGCATACCAGTTTCGCCTCTTCCAAAAAGATGTTGTCATTTTATCTAAGAGCTTACTCTGGGTTTTATTGCAGAACACGAATTCCCTCAAGCACCTTTTTCTTGCAGttgtctttttccataattttttcttataaCCAGCCTTCCTCCTTAGCCACAGGCCAGAATGAAGTCGAAGAAGCCTGTAGATGACAGCTTTCAcagtctttctcttccctttctgtgAACTGAAGTATGTTACGGTTCTGACTGGTAGCTTCAGGACATTTGGAAGCAAGGGGGCCGCTCTATTGAGGATTGCTGCAGTATGTCCACATGTCAGGTTTCTGACAGACGTGGCAAGTCTGGGAGCAGAGGAAACAACTGGTGCCTGCAGAGAACTAAAATGCCGGGTGGACAGTGCAGAACTAAGACAGGCATTCTTGACACCGTTTTGACAGGCTGAAGACACCAAAATATTCAGGGGCCGTAAGACTCCTGCTGCAGCTCTGAAGGCACGGGCAAAGGCAGAGGCCGCCATCTTGCCATCCCCGGACACCTTTAAAGTATTGCTTTATGCACTTGTCTTGTAAATCAGATAGAATTAAAACGGGGCACAAACAAAATATCACAGCTTGCATATTTACCTATGTAATTACCtttgtttatattctttatttctttatgtgaaTTTGAGTTGCTATTGTCCTTTTATTTCAGCCTAAAGGACtgcttttagcatttcttgtagggcaAGTGTACTAGgaacaaattttgttttcatttatttgggagtgtattcatttctccttcatttttgaaagatagtttcgTAGATATAAGATGcttgactgtcttttttttcttttagcacattGAATGTATCATTCAACTACCTTTTGGTCTCCATGGTTCTGACTAGAAGCCATCTGTTAATCTTATAAGGGTTCCTGTACTTGATGAATGTGGttttctcttgctgattttaagattctctctttgtctttcagcagtttgattatgatgtgtctagGTGTGGCTCTTTTAAATTTGTCCTGTTTGGAGTTTGTTGAGATTCTTGCATGTGTACGTTAGTGTTTTCATCAAGTTTAGGAAGTTTTTAGTCATTATATCTTCAAAgattctatctctttattgatattctttatttGGTGAGAGACACCATTTTCTCCTGTGTCCTTCTAATTGTTTAGatatggtttcctttagttctttgaatatttaattgtcgatttaatttaacttttattaaagttaattagtaacattgttattattttttaaagtttatctattttgagagagagagggagggagagaatgtgcatgaatgggggaggctccatgctatcagtgcacagccctgtgcggggcttgatcctacaaactgtgagatcatgacctgagccaaaatcaagagttggacagttaactgattgaaccacccaggtgccccataatattAATTATCGTTAATTAACATCTTGGCATCTTCAGGGATGGTTTCTGTTGACCACTTTTTCCCTCCTGTGCACGTGCCATACTTTTCCATTCCTTTACATGTCTTGTAATTTTATGTTGAAAACtggatattttacataaaataatgtgGCAAATCTGTGGTAAGATGTATGGACATCTCATTACCCAGATCTTCCTTTTAGAACCTCTTGTTTGCCTCAACTTTTTCACTGCCTCAGCCAGTCAAGATTTTAAACAATTGCTGTGGACTGTTTCTCAGCAAACACCCTGAGAAAGCTGAGTCAGATCAAACAAGACCAAGCTCTGTGAGTGGCATTTTTTCAGAAAGCTGCCCAATGAGTCAAATAGTAAGTGTTCTCTGGGAGTATTGCTTTTTGTGGAACTCCAGACTTGGGTCTGCCCTTGCTATGGCTGTAagactgctgatttttttttc
The sequence above is drawn from the Neofelis nebulosa isolate mNeoNeb1 chromosome 2, mNeoNeb1.pri, whole genome shotgun sequence genome and encodes:
- the LOC131504310 gene encoding large ribosomal subunit protein bL35m-like; translated protein: MAASAFARAFRAAAGVLRPLNILVSSACQNGVKNACLSSALSTRHFSSLQAPVVSSAPRLATSVRNLTCGHTAAILNRAAPLLPNVLKLPVRTVTYFSSQKGKRKTVKAVIYRLLRLHSGLWLRRKAGYKKKLWKKTTARKRCLREFVFCNKTQSKLLDKMTTSFWKRRNWYADDPYQKYHDRTNLKV